In one Candidatus Polarisedimenticolaceae bacterium genomic region, the following are encoded:
- a CDS encoding thiolase family protein: MRFAKSFVPYGAYWSTPFSKWQGSLAHLNAMALGAETAKRALAERKIDPKALDSLVLGYTVLQKHQLYGGPWLAAMIGAEATTGPMVSQACATGARTTAAAAAEIEGNANATVLAITVDRCSNGAHVYYPNPGGPGGMGEKEDIVMDSFGFDPWARNSMIQTAENVAAEAGISRDEQDACTLVRYQQYAKALADDHAFQKRYMLLPFEVKDASGRKTVATLTGDEGVFETTKDGLAKLKPVLPNGTVTFGSQTHPADGNCGMVVTSRERAKELSRDAAIEVQIVAYGQGRAKKGFMAMATVPAANAALDAAGIKLGDVKAMKTHNPFAVNDVYLAKTLGLPIEGFNNYGSSLIYGHPQGPTGMRLIIELVEELAILGGGYGLFVGCAAGDTAAATVVKVGR, encoded by the coding sequence ATGCGCTTCGCGAAGAGCTTCGTCCCCTACGGCGCCTACTGGAGCACGCCGTTCTCGAAATGGCAGGGCAGCTTGGCGCATCTGAACGCCATGGCGCTCGGCGCCGAGACCGCGAAGCGCGCGCTCGCCGAGCGAAAGATCGACCCCAAGGCGCTCGACTCTCTCGTCCTCGGCTACACCGTCCTCCAGAAGCATCAGCTCTACGGCGGGCCGTGGCTCGCGGCGATGATCGGCGCCGAGGCGACGACCGGCCCGATGGTGAGCCAGGCCTGCGCGACCGGCGCCCGCACGACGGCGGCCGCGGCGGCCGAGATCGAGGGCAACGCCAACGCGACCGTCCTCGCCATCACCGTCGATCGCTGCAGCAACGGGGCGCACGTCTACTACCCGAACCCCGGCGGCCCCGGCGGCATGGGCGAGAAGGAGGACATCGTCATGGACTCCTTCGGCTTCGACCCGTGGGCACGGAATTCGATGATCCAGACCGCCGAGAACGTCGCCGCCGAGGCCGGGATCTCGCGCGATGAGCAGGACGCGTGCACGCTCGTCCGCTACCAGCAGTACGCGAAGGCGCTCGCCGACGACCACGCATTTCAAAAGCGCTACATGCTCCTGCCGTTCGAGGTGAAGGACGCGTCGGGCCGGAAGACGGTCGCCACGCTGACGGGCGACGAGGGGGTCTTCGAGACGACGAAGGACGGCCTGGCGAAGCTCAAGCCGGTTCTCCCCAACGGTACGGTGACCTTCGGCAGCCAGACGCACCCGGCCGACGGAAACTGCGGTATGGTCGTCACCTCGCGCGAGCGGGCGAAGGAGCTTTCGAGGGACGCGGCGATCGAGGTCCAGATCGTCGCTTACGGTCAGGGCCGCGCGAAGAAAGGATTCATGGCGATGGCAACCGTACCGGCCGCGAACGCAGCGCTCGACGCCGCGGGGATCAAGCTCGGCGATGTGAAGGCGATGAAGACGCACAATCCGTTCGCCGTGAACGACGTCTACCTCGCCAAGACCCTCGGCCTCCCGATCGAAGGGTTCAACAACTACGGTTCGTCCTTGATCTACGGGCACCCTCAGGGCCCGACGGGGATGCGCCTCATCATCGAGCTCGTCGAGGAGCTCGCGATCCTCGGCGGAGGTTACGGCCTCTTCGTCGGGTGCGCCGCGGGCGACACCGCCGCGGCGACGGTCGTGAAGGTGGGACGATGA
- a CDS encoding ribonuclease H-like domain-containing protein, translating to MLRHTFLHVPGIGEKRERDLWKRGFTDWSAFRNAYPPGPWRDLILDRLDEETAARALPAREAWRLARAFPGRMLYLDIETTGLSVDGDAVTCIGTCDGREVRAFVRGRDLERFPEALRDVSILVTYNGSSFDLPVLRRAFPEVEFDGFHHIDLRYPLRRLGVRGGLKGAERQLGIERPEALAGVDGFMAVLLWHEHRAGNATALDTLVRYCLEDVVNLMPLLALTFNRLTAPMPIDIPPIEAGARPEIPYGADAELVGAIARKRAWD from the coding sequence ATGCTCCGGCACACCTTCCTCCACGTTCCCGGCATCGGCGAGAAGCGCGAGCGCGATCTCTGGAAGCGCGGTTTCACCGATTGGTCGGCGTTCCGGAACGCCTACCCGCCGGGCCCCTGGCGCGACCTCATCCTCGACCGGCTCGACGAGGAGACGGCGGCGCGCGCCCTTCCCGCGCGGGAGGCGTGGCGGCTCGCGCGCGCGTTCCCCGGCCGCATGCTCTACCTCGACATCGAGACGACCGGGCTCTCGGTCGACGGCGATGCGGTGACGTGCATCGGAACCTGCGACGGGCGCGAGGTGCGCGCGTTCGTGCGCGGGCGCGATCTCGAGCGCTTTCCCGAAGCTCTCCGCGACGTCAGCATCCTCGTGACCTACAACGGATCGTCGTTCGATCTCCCGGTCCTTCGCCGCGCCTTCCCCGAAGTCGAATTCGACGGCTTCCACCACATCGACCTCCGCTATCCGCTCCGGCGGCTCGGCGTTCGCGGCGGCCTCAAGGGCGCCGAGCGGCAGCTCGGGATCGAACGGCCCGAGGCGCTCGCCGGCGTCGACGGATTCATGGCGGTGCTTCTGTGGCACGAGCACCGCGCGGGGAACGCGACGGCCCTCGACACGCTGGTTCGCTATTGCCTCGAGGACGTGGTCAACCTCATGCCGCTGCTCGCGCTCACCTTCAACCGCCTCACGGCACCGATGCCGATCGACATCCCGCCGATCGAGGCGGGTGCGCGCCCCGAGATCCCGTACGGGGCCGACGCGGAGCTCGTCGGCGCGATCGCGCGAAAGAGGGCATGGGACTAG
- a CDS encoding tetratricopeptide repeat protein gives MGLGRLSLALGLAGLVACSRGGAPAPSAGPGNADAHYVGRDACRSCHTETWSTFAHTGMGLSWYPVAGAPVIEDWTQKNVFEVQATGLRYRMLRRDGKFFMRQSISDGRGGEAAVDERELTWIVGSAHHSRTYLVTDGDKLFQAPVCWYTKDAAWDLCPGYEFKNDYFSREISHTCVFCHNAKMELQPGAHNAYTAIPHGIDCERCHGPGERHVAKWSRGDTPTGEGDAAIVNPRRLTAERRMQICFQCHLGDSKATERVQRNEKPLEDFRPGEAITDAMLPYRFSQATPHDYGLSAQADRLLLSRCFRESGGKLECVTCHDPHVTVYRADRPADFFTSKCKGCHGPDACKAPAAARQATSPPDDCVLCHMRKATPDDHNHALFTDHWIRRKIDEAPAPRTDLSVEPYLPAAAAALPAADRAYYLARAISLRTFAVPPQMSRPMWPAAEAKFREAIAQGFADPQAHFFLGKSLAAEGHHDEAASEYAAAYAKDPGDYDVALAQAQALLRKHQADEAMKVLSAASVKDPDRAGAWAEMARARAGQGDYAGASALFARAIRCEPWVASLHANAAMMLSALEKHPDAIAEAETALRLDPEGPSTWEAYATLLERAGRPADAEVAKRRAKELAQARGRRMNDVRAM, from the coding sequence ATGGGACTAGGCCGTCTTTCGCTCGCCCTCGGCCTCGCCGGCCTCGTCGCGTGCTCTCGCGGCGGAGCTCCGGCTCCGTCCGCAGGCCCGGGAAACGCCGACGCGCACTACGTCGGCCGCGACGCGTGCCGGTCGTGTCACACCGAGACCTGGTCGACCTTCGCGCACACCGGGATGGGACTCTCCTGGTACCCCGTCGCCGGCGCACCGGTCATCGAGGACTGGACGCAGAAGAACGTCTTCGAGGTTCAAGCGACGGGGTTGCGCTACCGCATGCTCCGGCGCGACGGGAAGTTCTTCATGCGACAGTCGATCTCGGACGGACGCGGCGGAGAGGCCGCGGTCGACGAGCGCGAGCTGACGTGGATCGTCGGCTCGGCGCACCACAGCCGGACCTATCTCGTCACCGACGGCGACAAGCTCTTCCAGGCGCCGGTCTGCTGGTACACGAAGGACGCGGCCTGGGATCTCTGCCCCGGCTACGAGTTCAAGAACGATTACTTCTCTCGCGAGATCTCGCACACCTGCGTCTTCTGCCACAACGCGAAGATGGAGCTGCAACCCGGGGCCCACAACGCGTACACGGCGATTCCCCACGGGATCGACTGCGAGCGCTGCCACGGCCCCGGCGAGCGGCACGTCGCGAAGTGGTCGCGCGGCGACACGCCGACGGGGGAGGGCGACGCGGCGATCGTCAATCCGCGCCGTCTCACCGCCGAGCGGCGCATGCAGATCTGCTTCCAATGCCATCTCGGCGACTCGAAGGCGACCGAGCGCGTGCAGCGGAACGAGAAGCCGCTCGAGGACTTCCGTCCGGGCGAGGCGATCACCGATGCGATGCTGCCCTACCGGTTCTCGCAGGCGACGCCGCACGACTACGGTCTCTCGGCTCAAGCCGATCGCCTCCTCCTCTCCCGTTGCTTCCGCGAGAGCGGCGGCAAGCTCGAGTGCGTGACCTGTCACGACCCGCACGTCACCGTCTACCGCGCCGACCGTCCCGCCGATTTCTTCACGTCGAAGTGCAAGGGATGTCACGGTCCGGACGCGTGCAAGGCACCCGCGGCCGCGCGCCAGGCGACGTCGCCGCCGGACGACTGCGTCCTCTGCCACATGCGCAAGGCGACGCCCGACGACCACAATCACGCGCTCTTCACCGATCACTGGATCCGCCGGAAGATCGACGAAGCGCCGGCGCCGCGGACCGATCTCTCGGTCGAGCCGTACCTGCCTGCGGCGGCCGCCGCGCTTCCCGCAGCCGATCGTGCCTACTATCTCGCGCGCGCGATCTCGCTCAGGACCTTCGCCGTGCCGCCCCAGATGAGCCGTCCCATGTGGCCGGCGGCCGAGGCAAAGTTCCGCGAGGCGATCGCCCAGGGGTTTGCCGACCCGCAGGCTCATTTTTTCTTGGGGAAGTCGCTCGCCGCGGAGGGACATCACGATGAGGCCGCATCCGAGTACGCCGCGGCGTATGCGAAGGACCCAGGCGACTACGACGTCGCGCTCGCGCAGGCGCAGGCGCTCCTCAGGAAGCATCAGGCGGACGAGGCGATGAAGGTGCTCTCGGCGGCGAGCGTCAAGGATCCCGATCGGGCCGGGGCCTGGGCGGAGATGGCGCGCGCTCGAGCCGGCCAGGGCGACTACGCGGGCGCGTCGGCGCTGTTCGCGCGGGCGATCCGGTGCGAGCCGTGGGTCGCTTCCCTCCACGCGAACGCCGCGATGATGCTCTCCGCGCTCGAGAAGCACCCGGACGCGATCGCGGAGGCGGAGACGGCGCTCCGCCTCGACCCGGAAGGTCCTTCGACGTGGGAGGCGTACGCGACCCTGCTCGAGCGCGCGGGCCGCCCAGCCGACGCCGAGGTCGCGAAGCGCCGGGCGAAGGAGCTGGCTCAGGCCCGCGGGCGGCGAATGAACGACGTCCGCGCGATGTGA
- a CDS encoding nucleoside-triphosphatase, with translation MTPPPPKLLLTGDPGSGKTTAIRRVVERLDGRIPMCGFFTEELREGSRRVGFRGVTLDGRDFLLAHVRSAGSARIGPYGVDLQGLETIGLASTVPAGPGTLVVVDEIGKMECLSESFKARMIELLDDASPLLATVAAVGVGFVKRVKQHPRARLLTVSRGGSEAMAAEIVRAIEGGLR, from the coding sequence ATGACTCCCCCACCTCCTAAGCTCCTTCTCACCGGCGATCCTGGCTCAGGAAAGACGACGGCGATCCGCCGCGTCGTCGAGCGCCTCGACGGACGGATTCCGATGTGCGGCTTCTTCACCGAAGAGCTTCGCGAAGGATCCCGGCGCGTCGGCTTCCGCGGTGTCACGCTCGACGGCCGCGACTTCCTGCTCGCTCACGTGCGGAGCGCGGGATCGGCGCGCATCGGCCCCTACGGCGTCGATCTCCAAGGCCTCGAGACGATCGGACTTGCGTCGACCGTTCCCGCAGGCCCAGGCACGCTCGTCGTCGTCGACGAGATCGGCAAGATGGAATGCCTGTCCGAGAGCTTCAAGGCACGCATGATCGAGCTCCTCGACGACGCGAGTCCGCTCCTCGCCACCGTGGCGGCGGTCGGGGTTGGATTCGTCAAACGGGTGAAGCAGCATCCGCGCGCGAGGCTCCTGACGGTGAGCCGCGGCGGGAGCGAGGCGATGGCGGCCGAGATCGTGCGCGCGATCGAGGGGGGACTCCGATGA
- the trmB gene encoding tRNA (guanosine(46)-N7)-methyltransferase TrmB, translating into MSIKVASTSTLRLDPVASVDGIDWRSTFGRAGRVEIEIGIGKGRFLLTVAQARPDVLHLGVEWSNEYLRIAEARAERAGLENVRFIRIDANELVRRAVPERSVTAYYVFYPDPWPKKRHQKRRFLQPANVDAMAATLVPGGWLHVATDHDDYWAAIEPLVDGHAAFARQPAFGGVEFPLPVDGPLTNFEEKYEKEGRRRFRGTWRRVG; encoded by the coding sequence ATGTCGATCAAGGTGGCTTCGACCTCGACGCTCCGGCTTGATCCGGTGGCCTCCGTCGACGGGATCGATTGGCGCTCGACCTTCGGGCGGGCCGGCCGTGTCGAGATCGAGATCGGGATCGGCAAGGGACGATTCCTCCTCACGGTCGCTCAGGCACGCCCCGACGTGCTGCACCTCGGCGTCGAGTGGTCGAACGAGTACCTCAGGATCGCCGAGGCCCGTGCCGAGCGCGCCGGGCTCGAGAACGTGCGTTTCATTCGCATCGACGCGAACGAGCTCGTGCGCCGCGCGGTGCCCGAGCGCTCGGTCACGGCGTACTACGTCTTCTATCCCGACCCGTGGCCGAAGAAGCGCCATCAGAAACGGCGATTCCTCCAGCCGGCCAACGTCGACGCGATGGCCGCGACGCTCGTCCCAGGCGGTTGGCTCCACGTCGCGACCGACCACGACGATTACTGGGCCGCCATCGAGCCGCTCGTCGACGGCCACGCGGCGTTCGCGCGCCAACCGGCGTTCGGCGGCGTGGAGTTCCCGCTGCCGGTCGACGGACCGCTCACGAATTTCGAGGAAAAGTACGAGAAGGAAGGCCGGCGGCGCTTTCGCGGGACTTGGCGGCGGGTCGGATGA
- a CDS encoding cyanophycin synthetase, with product MRDSVAWLYGLQTHGIKLGLTGIRSLLALLDHHEDELSIVLVGGTNGKGSVAAMLDAMLAAAGRRSGLYTSPHLVRPEERIRIAGADIDSRVFDEILARVRDAAERLPVHPSFFEVMTAAALVAFREAKVGDAVLEVGLGGRLDATNATEPRVSAIVTVDLDHVAILGGTLPAIAAEKAEIARAGRPLVSGIEQEEAIAVVRSHCAAIGATFLDARDAPLPEPVDLALAGEHQRANARVAVATFCAYASAAGFPAAEGAIRRGLASARWPGRLQRLAGAPEMLLDGAHNAAGAEALARYLAARPGPRPVLVFAAMADKDAGAILSPLVPHVAAAVMTRPPVERAAEPGVLAGLARRLGLSAEARTEPLAAIARAREVAGPEGTVLVAGSLYLIGAVLALLEGPEAPGPISM from the coding sequence ATGCGGGATTCGGTCGCCTGGCTCTACGGACTGCAGACCCACGGCATCAAGCTCGGCCTCACCGGCATTCGTTCCCTGCTCGCCCTTCTCGATCATCACGAGGATGAGCTTTCGATCGTGCTCGTCGGTGGCACGAACGGCAAGGGCTCGGTCGCCGCGATGCTCGACGCGATGCTCGCGGCCGCGGGCAGGAGGAGCGGCCTCTACACCTCGCCCCATCTCGTCCGGCCCGAGGAGCGGATCCGCATCGCGGGCGCCGACATCGATTCTCGTGTCTTCGACGAGATCCTTGCTCGCGTGCGCGACGCCGCCGAGCGCCTTCCGGTGCATCCCTCGTTCTTCGAGGTCATGACGGCGGCGGCGCTGGTCGCGTTCCGGGAGGCGAAGGTCGGCGACGCCGTCCTCGAGGTCGGGCTCGGCGGCCGCCTCGACGCGACGAACGCGACGGAGCCGCGCGTGAGCGCAATCGTCACGGTCGACCTCGACCACGTCGCGATCCTCGGCGGCACGCTTCCGGCGATCGCAGCGGAGAAGGCCGAGATCGCACGCGCCGGCCGGCCGCTCGTGTCCGGCATCGAGCAGGAAGAGGCGATCGCCGTCGTGAGATCTCATTGCGCCGCGATCGGCGCGACGTTCCTCGACGCGCGCGACGCGCCGCTTCCCGAGCCGGTCGACCTCGCTCTCGCGGGAGAGCACCAGCGTGCCAACGCGCGGGTCGCGGTCGCGACGTTTTGCGCCTACGCCTCCGCGGCCGGTTTTCCTGCCGCGGAAGGCGCGATACGCCGGGGGCTCGCCTCCGCGCGCTGGCCCGGGAGGCTTCAGCGATTGGCGGGAGCTCCCGAGATGCTGCTCGACGGCGCGCACAACGCCGCTGGTGCGGAAGCGCTCGCGCGGTATCTCGCCGCGCGGCCGGGACCCCGTCCCGTGCTCGTCTTCGCCGCCATGGCCGACAAGGACGCCGGCGCGATCCTGTCGCCGCTCGTGCCGCACGTCGCAGCGGCGGTCATGACGCGGCCGCCCGTCGAGCGGGCTGCCGAGCCCGGCGTCCTCGCCGGCCTCGCGCGCAGGCTCGGTCTTTCCGCCGAGGCGCGGACCGAGCCGCTCGCGGCAATCGCGCGGGCCCGCGAGGTCGCCGGCCCTGAGGGCACGGTTCTCGTCGCCGGCTCGCTGTACCTCATCGGAGCGGTGCTCGCGCTCCTCGAGGGGCCGGAGGCGCCCGGTCCGATCTCGATGTAA
- a CDS encoding glycosyltransferase family 39 protein gives MEEKGVLALFAVILAALAVLFLRLGATPLLDPDEARFARTSVEMVRSHDYVVPTFEGQPRLVKPPLLHWIQASLFRIAGPSEMLARLPAAAATLVSLLLVAWIGWRRFGVEGAAWATAIFLTFPIVVMIGRIGTLDALLSVHVLAVVALDLVQPDDGGLQRSAVIGGLLGLAFLVKGPVGVALPLLIMLAGRTATGRELVPSLRSAITALLGWAAVTLPWGLVFIQRIGGVRAAATLRSEVLDRYVEGTVHVQPWWFFGGVAALGFLPWIVPLVLGTIRGLLRWRDAESPTGPYAAAALVAGLVFFSLGKGKLANYILPLAPLAALVVTFELGQELVHPSRNRAGPQLLTATLVALAIVLGAAGATRLENRAEGLAYFGAAVYGLTAVVALYGTVKNAPRISYAAAAMGSIVFLIGVVCGIPPFLAETRSTAPLVTKVPALLSVRPLVEVDINLPSLTYYADRVPERLSGPQLPARLAQGDNPLVVISDSDWPALAPEVRAGLREIGRSGKLKVMERSDRQRNSDESKPPTP, from the coding sequence GTGGAGGAGAAGGGCGTCCTCGCACTCTTCGCGGTGATCCTCGCGGCCCTCGCCGTTCTTTTCCTTCGGCTCGGCGCCACCCCGCTCCTCGATCCCGACGAAGCCCGCTTCGCCCGCACCTCGGTCGAGATGGTGCGGAGCCACGACTACGTCGTGCCGACGTTCGAGGGCCAGCCGCGCCTCGTCAAGCCGCCGCTCCTCCACTGGATCCAGGCCTCGCTCTTTCGCATCGCCGGCCCTTCCGAGATGCTGGCGCGCCTTCCCGCGGCGGCCGCGACCCTCGTCTCCCTCCTCCTCGTCGCCTGGATCGGCTGGCGCCGCTTCGGCGTCGAGGGCGCCGCGTGGGCGACCGCGATCTTCCTCACCTTCCCGATCGTCGTCATGATCGGTCGGATCGGCACGCTCGACGCGCTCCTCTCCGTCCACGTGCTCGCCGTCGTCGCTCTCGATCTCGTCCAGCCGGACGACGGCGGGCTGCAGAGGAGCGCCGTCATCGGCGGTCTTCTCGGTCTCGCCTTCCTCGTGAAGGGGCCGGTCGGTGTCGCGCTTCCCCTTCTCATCATGCTCGCGGGGCGGACGGCGACCGGGCGCGAGCTGGTGCCTTCGTTGCGGTCCGCGATCACGGCGCTTCTCGGGTGGGCCGCGGTGACGCTTCCGTGGGGGCTGGTCTTCATCCAGCGCATCGGCGGCGTTCGCGCCGCGGCGACGCTGCGATCCGAGGTGCTCGACCGGTACGTGGAGGGTACCGTTCACGTCCAGCCGTGGTGGTTCTTCGGCGGCGTCGCCGCGCTCGGCTTCCTGCCGTGGATCGTCCCGCTGGTGCTCGGGACGATCCGCGGGCTCCTCCGCTGGCGCGATGCCGAATCGCCGACCGGGCCTTACGCGGCGGCGGCGCTCGTCGCGGGCCTCGTCTTCTTCTCGCTCGGCAAGGGGAAGCTGGCGAACTACATCCTCCCGCTCGCGCCGTTGGCGGCGCTCGTCGTCACGTTCGAGCTAGGGCAGGAGCTGGTTCATCCCTCGAGGAACCGCGCCGGCCCGCAGCTCCTGACCGCGACACTCGTCGCGCTCGCCATCGTCCTCGGCGCCGCGGGCGCCACGCGTCTCGAGAACCGCGCCGAGGGGCTCGCGTACTTCGGCGCCGCCGTGTACGGGCTCACCGCCGTCGTCGCCCTCTACGGCACCGTGAAGAACGCGCCGCGCATCTCCTACGCTGCCGCGGCGATGGGCAGCATCGTCTTCCTCATCGGCGTCGTCTGCGGGATCCCGCCGTTTCTCGCCGAGACGAGGAGCACAGCTCCGCTCGTTACCAAGGTTCCCGCGCTGCTCTCGGTCCGTCCTCTCGTGGAAGTCGACATCAACCTGCCGAGCCTCACGTACTACGCCGACCGGGTGCCCGAGCGCCTCTCGGGACCGCAGCTCCCCGCACGCCTCGCGCAGGGCGACAATCCGCTCGTCGTGATCAGCGATTCCGATTGGCCGGCGCTTGCCCCCGAGGTTCGCGCCGGGCTCCGCGAAATCGGGCGGAGCGGGAAGCTCAAAGTCATGGAGCGCTCGGACCGGCAACGAAACTCGGACGAAAGTAAGCCCCCCACGCCTTGA
- the accD gene encoding acetyl-CoA carboxylase, carboxyltransferase subunit beta, producing the protein MAWFKKEKTPKLKAGERKITIPEGLWVKCDNCKEIIYKKEVARNANVCPKCNYHFRISARERLEGLFDDGRFREFDTEIAPVDALGFVDSKPYAARLESYQKETGLKDALIACEGLIGGMPVIAAVMEYGFMGGSMGSVVGEKVTRAAERAYSVHCPLLVVSCSGGARMQEGALSLMQMAKISAALARLDEKGIPYISILTDPTTGGVTASFAMLGDLIIAEPKALIGFAGPRVIEQTIRQKLPVGFQRAEFLLEHGMIDIIVERAQMRDTLIQCLQFMIGARKPVSVTSRL; encoded by the coding sequence ATGGCGTGGTTCAAGAAGGAGAAGACCCCCAAGCTCAAAGCCGGTGAACGGAAGATCACGATCCCCGAGGGCTTGTGGGTCAAGTGCGACAACTGCAAGGAGATCATCTACAAGAAGGAAGTCGCACGGAACGCCAACGTCTGCCCCAAGTGCAACTACCACTTCCGCATCAGCGCGCGTGAGCGGCTCGAAGGCCTCTTCGACGACGGGCGCTTCCGCGAATTCGACACCGAGATCGCTCCCGTCGACGCCCTCGGCTTCGTCGACTCGAAGCCGTACGCGGCGCGCCTCGAGTCCTATCAGAAAGAGACCGGGCTCAAGGACGCGCTGATCGCGTGCGAAGGGCTCATCGGCGGAATGCCGGTCATCGCCGCCGTCATGGAATACGGCTTCATGGGCGGCTCGATGGGGAGCGTCGTCGGCGAAAAGGTCACCCGCGCCGCCGAGCGCGCCTACTCGGTCCACTGTCCGCTCCTCGTCGTCTCATGCTCCGGCGGCGCGCGTATGCAGGAAGGCGCGCTCTCGCTCATGCAGATGGCGAAGATCTCCGCCGCGCTCGCTCGCCTCGACGAAAAGGGGATTCCCTACATCTCGATCCTGACCGATCCGACGACGGGAGGGGTCACCGCGTCGTTCGCCATGCTCGGCGACCTCATCATCGCCGAGCCGAAGGCGCTCATCGGCTTCGCCGGCCCGCGCGTCATCGAGCAGACGATCCGCCAGAAGCTCCCGGTCGGCTTCCAGCGCGCCGAATTCCTCCTCGAGCACGGTATGATCGACATCATCGTCGAGCGCGCGCAGATGCGCGACACGCTCATCCAGTGCCTTCAGTTCATGATCGGCGCGCGTAAACCTGTGTCGGTGACGTCGAGATTGTGA
- a CDS encoding cob(I)yrinic acid a,c-diamide adenosyltransferase has protein sequence MPKLTKIYTKTGDDGTTALGGGRRLPKDALRIEVYGTVDELNSIIGEAVAGGLEPSLMSGLTRIQNELFHLGSDLCAFEEDKAKRPVPRIEERHVQELEAAIDRMNETLGPLQNFILPGGSEGAARLHVARTVCRRAERLAVGLAREEAVGAFVVPYLNRLSDALFVMARFENKHRGIADVLWNSRL, from the coding sequence ATGCCGAAGCTCACGAAGATCTACACGAAGACCGGCGACGACGGGACGACGGCGCTCGGCGGCGGCCGGCGCCTGCCGAAGGACGCGCTCCGGATCGAGGTCTACGGCACCGTCGACGAGCTGAACTCGATCATCGGCGAGGCGGTCGCAGGCGGCCTCGAGCCGTCGCTCATGTCCGGCTTGACGCGGATCCAGAACGAGCTGTTCCACCTCGGGTCCGATCTCTGCGCCTTCGAGGAGGACAAGGCGAAGCGCCCGGTGCCGCGGATAGAGGAGCGTCACGTCCAGGAGCTCGAAGCGGCGATCGACCGGATGAACGAAACGCTCGGCCCGCTCCAGAATTTCATCCTTCCCGGCGGCTCCGAGGGAGCGGCCCGCTTGCACGTCGCTCGTACCGTCTGCCGGCGCGCCGAGCGTCTGGCCGTCGGGCTCGCGCGCGAGGAGGCGGTCGGCGCTTTCGTCGTCCCCTACTTGAACCGGTTGTCGGATGCGCTCTTCGTCATGGCGCGCTTCGAGAACAAGCACCGCGGCATCGCCGACGTCCTCTGGAACTCGAGATTGTGA